The following nucleotide sequence is from Candidatus Izemoplasmatales bacterium.
ATCACCACCGGAACGATCCCGACATCCGTCACGACCTGTGGATCCAGCGTCCCGAGGCCTCGTCGACGGCCGAGATCGTCGCCCGCTTCCTGATCGACGCCGGGTGGACGATTCCGCTGCCCGCGGCCGAGGCGCTCTACATGGGGATCGTCGCCGACACCGGCAGGTTCCTGTACAAGAGCGTATCCCCCGAGACCTTCCGGATCGCCGCGTCGCTGCTCGAAGCCGGCATCGACATCCAGACCCTCTACGACCGCATGTACGCCGAGTCGCTCTCGATGAAGAAGCTCAAGTCGGCGTTCTTCAACTCGATCTCGCTCACCGCGAAGAACGTCGCCTACCGCAAGAACGACGAAGCGTTCCTGAAACGGCACGAGGTGGACACGCACACGGTCTCCCGCGGGCTCGTCAACCAGATGGCCGGCATCCGCGAGGTGCCGATCTGGGCGAACTTCACCTACGACCTCAACACCGGCAGGATTTTCTGCGAGCTCCGGAGCCGGTCGATCCCGATCCTCGACGTCGCCAAGAAGTTCGGTGGCGGCGGTCATTTGCAAGCCTGCGGCTGCGTCGTCGATTCGTGGGAAGCCACGGACGAGGTCCTCGCCGAACTCGACAAGAAAACGGAGGAAGAATGACATGGACAAGCAGTACATCTTCGACAAGATCCTGGCCTACGACACGATCATCATCCACATGCACATGCGTCCCGACGGAGACTGCTACGGCGCCGGCTTCGGCCTCAAGTACATCCTCCAGGAATCGTTCCCGCAGAAGCGGATCTACATCGTCGGCGAAACCGCCGAGTACGTGAAGTTCCTCGGCGACGTCGACGTCATTCCCGACGAGACCTACCAGGGTGCGCTCTCGATCGTCGTCGACACCGCGACGCGCGACCGCGTCGCCGACCAGCGCTTCGTCAAGGGCGCCCACGTGATCAAGATCGACCACCACCTGCCGGTCGACGCCTACGGCGACTACCAGTACGTCGACACCACCCGGCCGGCCACGTCGCAGATCATCCTCGAATTCTTCCAGGAATACTCCCATGTCCTGAAGATGAACATGGCGGCGGCGCGCGCCCTCTACACCGGCATCGTCACCGACACCGGACGCTTCAAGTACCGCTCGGTCACTTCCGACACCTTCAAGGCCGTGGCCTCGCTGCTCGACTTCGGCCTCGACTTCGCCGACATCCTGATGACGCTCGACGTCCGGACCGAAAACCAGATGAAGCTGCAGGGATACGTCCTCACCAATTTCGAGAAGACGCCGAATGGGGTCGCCTACATCCGCATGAAGCCGGACGTCATCGCCAGGTATGGCGTCTCGCTCGAAGAGGCGACCTCGCTCGTCAACGAGCTCTCCGTGCTCGCCGACTGCCCCGTCTGGATCCTGTTCGCCGAATACGAGAACGCGATCGTCCGCGCCCGCATCCGCTCCAAGGGACCGGCGATCAACGAACTCGCGGCCAAGTACCAGGGCGGCGGACACCCGATGGCATGCGGTGCCAACGTCGGGAACTGGGAGACCGTCGACGCGATGCTGAAAGACGCCGACGAACTCGTGAAAACCTATAAAGACAGGCTAAAAAAGGCTGAAATCGAGCACGAAAATATTTGATTTTTTGCACTTGTTTTTGGAAACGTTATAATATATAATAGGTTAGCGTTAAACAGGTGGACCATGGAACCAGCAAAAATCACGTTCTCGATGACCGTGGACGGCAGAATCGACACGATCTTCCGCGCCGACGCCGCGATCGACGAAGGCATCCTGTCCTTCGCCGACGGATCGGGCAACGACTATCGGATCGAGTATGACGACGACACCGTCCGCGTGCTCCGCGCCGGCACCGCCACCATGGATTTCACATTCAAGACCGGAACCGCGACGACGGGCGTCCTCAGGACCGCCGAAGCGACGATCCGGGCGTCCGCGACGACCCGCCGTCTGCGGGTGAGAAGCGACCGCATCGACCTCGAGTACGACCTCGTGGAAGACGGCCGCGTCCTCTCCCGCCATCGCATGTCGATCGAATGGAAATGAAAACGGAGGAAGACACAGAAACATGACCGATATCAGACAACTGTCGTTGATGGAAGCTGCGGAACAGATCCTGTCGCAGAACAAGAATCCGATGACGTTCCTCGAGTTGTTCCAATCCCTCAGCACCGCCAAGGAAATGACCGACGACGAGAAGGCCGCGGTCATCAGCCAGTTCTACGCCGACTTCATCGTCTCGGCCAAGTTCATCTACATGGGCGACGACCTCTGGGATCTGAAGTACCGCCAGTCGATCGACATGTGGGACAAGGACGGCGCGTACTACCAGGAGTTCCCCGAATACGAGGGCGAAGAGGAAGAGGAAGAAGAGGCCGAATTCGAATCCGAGGACGAGGAAGAAGAATCCGAGTCCGAAGACGAGAACGAGGGCTTCGATGAAGAGGAAGAGGACGAGGAAGCCGAATCCGAGGGCGAATTCGAACTCGTCGAAGAGGATGTTCCGGCCGAAGAAGAGACGTTCGACGACGACAAGTACAACGAATACATGGACGATTACGAGGACATGTACGACGAGGAATAATGCGTCGAAAGCGATTGTCTTTTCAAAACGGATTTGTTATAATTTTAAAGAGCTCGCTTGAAAACGGGGTTCTCCGCCAGGGGAACCCTTTTCTGTTTTCCAAAAGCGCCACGAGGAGTGTCATCGATGAAGCAGACCAAGTTCATTTTCGTCACCGGAGGCGTCGTCTCCAGCCTGGGCAAGGGCATCGCCGCGGCGTCGCTCGGGAGACTTCTGAAGAATCGCGGATTGAAAGTGTTCATGATGAAGTTCGACCCGTACCTCAACGTCGATCCGGGCACGATGTCGCCGCTCCAGCACGGCGAGGTCTTCGTCACCGACGACGGCGCCGAGACCGACCTCGACCTCGGCCACTACGAACGCTTCATCGACGAGAACCTGTCCGTCCTGTCGTCGATCACGACCGGTAAGATCTACTCCTCCGTCATCGAGAAGGAACGCCGCGGCGATTTCCTCGGCGGCACCGTCCAGGTCATCCCCCACATCACCAACGAGATCAAGTCGCGTCTGGAGGCGGCCGCGACCGCATCCGACGCCGACGTTATCATCGCCGAGATCGGTGGCACGGTCGGCGACATCGAATCGCTTCCGTTCCTCGAGGCGATCCGCCAGACCCGCCGCGACTACGGCTACAACAGCACCCTCTACATCCACAACACGCTCGTTCCGTATCTCGAGACGAGCGGCGAACTGAAGACGAAACCGACCCAGCACAGCGTCAAGGAACTGCGTTCGCTCGGCATCACGCCGGATGTGATCATCCTTCGCACGAGCCATGAGATCACCAATTCGATGCGTGAGAAAATCGCCCTGTTCTGCGACGTCACGAAAGAAGCGGTCATCCAGTGCATCGACGTCAAGATCCTCTACGAGGTCGCGCTCCACTTCCACGAGCAGCACCTCGACGACCTCGTCCTGAACCATTTCGGGCTGTCGGCTCCCCCCTGCGACATCTCCGATTGGACGCGTCTCGTCGAGACCATCCGCAACCTCGAGAACGAGGTCGAGATCGCCCTCGTGGGCAAGTATGTCGCGCTCCACGACGCCTACCTCTCGGTCTCCGAAGCGCTCAAGCACGCCGGGTACTTCCATAACGTCAAGGTCAAGATCCGCTGGATCAACTCCGCCGAAGTGAACGACGACAACGTCGCCGGACTGCTTTCCGGCTGCAGGGGCGTCCTCGTTCCGGGCGGGTTCGGCAACCGTGGCATCGACGGCAAGATCGCCGCGATCAAATACGCCCGCGAGCACGGCGTCCCGTTCCTCGGGCTCTGTCTGGGGATGCAGCTGTCGATCATCGAATTCGCCCGGAACGTCTGCGGCCTGCCGGAGGCGAACTCGACCGAATTCGACGAGGATACGATCTACAACGTGATCGACTACCTGCCCGAGCAGTACGTCGGCATCAATCTCGGCGGCACGATGCGCCTCGGCCTCTACAACTGCGACGTGAAGAAGAACACGCTCGCCGGGAAAGCCTACGGGACGGAACGGATCCGCGAACGCCACCGCCACCGCTACGAGTTCAACAACAAGTTCAAGAAACTCTTCGAGAAACAGGGTCTCGTCTTCTCGGGAATCAATCCGGAGACGGGCCTGTGCGAGATCATCGAGCTCAAGAACCATCCGTGGTTCGTCGCCAGTCAGTTCCATCCGGAGTTCGTCTCCCGGCCGCAGCGGCCGCAGCCGCTCTTCCGCGACTTCATCGGTGCGGCGAGTTCCCTGAAGAAATGACGCAAGGGTCGCATGGAGACGGATTCGATCGGATCCGGATCGATGCGACCCTTTTCGCATACGGAGACGAGGAGATTCATCTCCTGGTCTTTTCTTTTTCGCCGGGGTTTTCGCGATCGACGAAAAAGACGACCGCCCCGACAGGCGGTCGTCAGAACGATCATGGAGCGGACGACTCCGTATTTCAATGCGACATCGACTCGGGGGATGGATCGATGCGATCCATGAACCCCGTTTCGATTCCGCATCGCCGTTTCTTTGGCGTTGTGAGGTTCACTCGACGTTCGGTGCGAAACCGACGACGAACAGGTACGTGCCGTTGATCTCCTCGTCGTAACCCGCGACGACGAAGGTATAGGTTCCCGCCTCGACATAGGCGCCGAAGATGAAATTGGATTCGCTGTAGGAATCGTCGTCCGTGTCTAGAAGCGTCATCTCGCCGTCGTACATCGAACCGAACGTGTCGATCGAACTGATCGCGAACACTGTCAGATACCCGGGTTCGGTAAGGACGACCGTATGCGTCTCGCCGATTCCCGCGACCACCGTCGCGAAGGTGCTCTGGACATATCCCGGGATCGTCCCGCTGATCGGGACGAGGTCGACCACGAGATGGTAGTCGCCTTCGTCGGTGGCGTCGTAGCCGCAGACTTTCAGATGATACGTTCCCGCCTGCGCGCGATACAGGATGAGAAAATCGCTGTTGCCGTTGGCATCGTCGTCGTACAGTCGCATGACCATGTCCGAATCGTAGAGTTCGGCGTAGGAGTCCATGTCGCTTTCGGCGTAGGCCATGATGTAGCTTTCTTCGGGAACGACGATGTCGTACCAGACGAAGCCGTCCGAATCGATGTGCCCGTCCGCCGTGAATCGATGGTCCGGCGAGCGTGCGGGAACGAAATCGGCATTGATCCGGTAATCCCCGGCGATCTCATCGTCGATGCCTTCGACGCTGACGTAATATGTTCCCGGTTCGACATAGCATTCGATCATGAAGTTGTATTCGTAACCGTCGTCATCGTCGTGCTCGAGGACCGCATGGGATTCGTCGAAGAGGTATCCGTAGGTGTCGAGGAGTCCGAGCGTCGCGATCGTGAGATAGCCGGCCTCGTCGACGACGATCTGGTATTCGTGCTCTCCTCCCGCCAGAAGCGTGGCGTCGTGGCTGTAGAAATGGTCGCCGGCGACTTCGGGAACGATGTAGGCGACCATGCGGTAGGACCCCGTCCCCGTCGATTCGTACCCCTCGACGGTGATGGAATAGTCGCCCGGCATGAGATACGCGTCGAAGCGGATGTTGTAGTTCGTTCCGTCGTCGTCGCTTTCGAGGAGCTGATTTCCTTCCGCATCGTAGAGATAGCCGAACGTATCGAAGAAGCCTTGCGTATAAGCGGTGAAGTATCCTTCCTCGGTGATCGTGAAGTCGAAGAGATCGACAGCCCCGGCGACATGTTCGACCGGGGAGTTCACGACGAAGGCCGCATCCGTGTCAGTGAGGAGTTCCGCAACGATGCGGTAGTCGCCGGACACCGTCTCGTCATAACCGAACACGGAAAGATGGTATGTTCCCGCGGTCAGGTAGCTCTCCGCCATGAAATTGCCGATGAAGCCGGAGTCGTCGTCGGAGAACAGGGGCATCATGTCGGAATCGAAGAGCAGGCACTGCAGGTCGAGATCGCCGAGCGAATAGACCTTCACGAGCCCGTCTTCCTCGAGAACGATGTCGAACCATTGCATCCCCGAGACGAAGAGGTGGGCGACTTCATCGATCAGCGCGCCAGCGATCGGCCCGGGATCGGCGGTCGTCGCGTTCGTCAGACCGGTGACGATCGGGACGGTCTCGATCGTCGTCGTTTCTCCGGTCGTCGTCGTGATCACGGCCGTGGTCGTCGAAACGGTCGTTGTGGTCGCGGCCGTCGTTGTCGAAACGGTCGTCGTAATCGCGGCCGTGGTCGTTCCGACGGTGGTGATTGCCGGGACGGTCGATGCCGAGACGGTCGATGCCGAGACGGTCGTCGTCACGTTCACTTCACCGGTCGTTGATGCGGCCGTGGTCGCCGATGTCGTCGCAGCGGTTGGGGCGGTGGTCACCGTCGATGTCGGGATTCCGAACAAACCGCACCCGAAGAGCGTTGAAAAACCCGCCACAAGCAAAAACAGGATTCCGAATCTTCTCATGGTACTCCCCCTTTTCGAATCGTCGTGAATCATCCATTCAGATCGGTTCGCGATCGATGCCGGGTCGAACCGGACGATCGTCCGTCGACGCATTCGCAGTTGTTTCCGTCATCGGGTGTTCCAGCCCATGTTCATGTCGGATCGTGTTGTCGTTTTTATTATATCACGCTTGCGGAAGCAACCATATGCGATCCAAAAACATCGGTCCGGATTCAACGAACTTTCGATTCGTGACCATGGACGATCCCGAATCTTGTTTTCGTCGACATTTTCGTCAAATAACTATTGTGTGGTACACAGTAGTGTGTTATAATGACTACCGAAGGAGGGGATTGCATGAATGCACAATTCAAACGCGGCATCGTCGAGCTGTGCGTGATGTCGCAGCTGGTACGCGAGGACATGTACGGCTACCTCGTCATCAGCAACGTCTCGAAGCACCTCGACGTGAACGACAACACGATCTACCCGATCCTGCGCCGGATGACCGAAGACGGCCACTGCGAAACCTATCTGCGCGAATCCGACCTCGGTGCGCCGAGGAAGTACTACCGGATGACGAAGAGCGGTTTCGAACACTATCTCAATCTGCGCGACGAATGGGATCATTTCATCACCGGGGTCTACGAGATCCTGAACGAAGGAGGAAAAAACAGTGAAGAAGTATTTAGACGCTTTAAAGACCGCATTGAGTGAGACCAAGCGCTTCTCGGAAACGGAGATCAACGACATCCTCGCCGACCATGAGGAAATGATCGGCGAAGCCCTTCGCAGCGGTCTCTCCGAAGCCGACATCGAAACCAAGTTCGGCAGCCCCCGCAAGGTGGCGGCCGACCTGGTCGAATCCTGCGGCGCGAAACGCGACCGCGATGAACCGAAGGATGCGTCCGGCGCCGTCTTCGCCGCCGTCCCGCCCGAAAAGAAGATCGACATCGCGATCCGGCTCGCCTCCGACGACATCGATCTCGTCGCCGAATCCCGCGCCGACATCGCCGTCTTCGTCGACGGCCGAATCTCGATGGACCGTTACGAGATCGGCTTCTCGGGTCACGAGTTCTACGTCCGGATGAAGAAGGGCGAGAAGGGCGGATGGTTCGACCGCGGCGCGCGTCGCTTCGACATCCGCATCCCTTCCGACCTCGAAGTCGGCGACATCGTCATCCAGCAGGCGAGCGGCGACTACAAGGTCGCTGGAATCAAGGCCGCGACCTTCAAGATCAACATCGCCTCCGGCGACGGCACGATCGCCGACGGCGCGTTCGAACGGGTCGACATCGCCTCGGTGAACGGCGACATCCGGATCGCCCACCTCATCGTCGGGACGCTTTTCGTCACCCAGGTGTCCGGCGACCTCGACGTCGAGCATCTCGTCTGCGAGGGCGACATGACGTTCGCGAGCACCTCGGGAGACATCGCCATCGTCGACTCGACCTGCCGTCACGCGGTCTTCCATACCGTGTCAGGCGATCTCGAAGGCACCGAGTTCTATCCCGAGTCGATCGAACTCCACAGCGTCTCCGGCGACGTCGAGATCAACAACGCCGACCGGTCCCGGCCGATCGCGGTCAAATCCACCAAATCCCTTTCGGGGACGATCCGCATCCGCGAAAAATGATATAATGGATTCGGAAACGAAATCCATCTCACGAAAGGACCCCTTCATGAACCACATCGAACGCTTCAGAACCCTCGTCAAGGAGATCAAGATCTACCAGTACGTCATGAACGTCATCGGCTGGGACTCGGAGACCGAAGCCCCGCGCGGCGCCTTCGCGGCGCGCGCCGACGTCATGGGCGCGATCGGCGGGGAGATCTTCCGTCGCTCCACCAGCCCCGAGTACCGCGAGATCGTCGACGCCCTTTACCATGACATCGACAAGCTCGATCCCGCGACCGCCAAGGAGATCCGCCGCGCCAAGAAGGCGCTCGACAAGATCGTCCGTGTCCCCGAGGATGAATTCGTCGCCTACCAGCGGCTCCTCACCCTCGCCCAGCCCGCGTGGGAGGACGCGAAGGCGAAGAACGACTGGAACGCCTTCAAGCCCTTCCTGGCCGACATCGTCGCGGCCAACCGCCGCTTCGTCGGCTATTACGGGATTCCCGGCGAACCGTACGACGTCCTCCTCGACGAATTCGAGGAAGGCATGTCGATGGCGGCGTACGACCGTTTCTTCGCCGTCCTCAAGCGCGACCTCGTGCCGTTCGTGAAGCAGGTCCTCGCGGCCGCGAAGGGACGCGTCGATCCGATCGCCGGCAGGAAATTCCCGGTCGAGGGACAACAGAAGTTCAGTCGGCATCTGCTCGACGTCATGAAGTTCGACACGAACCGCGGTCTCCTCAAGAAGAGCGTGCACCCGTTCACGTGGAACACCTCCCCGGCCGACGTCCGGCTCACGACCCGCTACGACGAGAACGACGTCTTCGGGTCGATCTTCTCGACGATCCACGAACTCGGGCACGCCACCTACGAGCAGCAGATCGACCCCGTCTGGGATCCGACGCTTCTCGCGAGCGGAACCACGATGGGAATCCACGAGTCGCAGTCCCGCATGTACGAAAACGTCTTCGGACGGAGCGAGCCGTTCTGGGAGAAGCATCTTCCGGCTCTTCGCCGCCGCTTCCCGACGCAGCTTGGGGACGTGGGCGTCGCCGACTTCGTCCGCGCCGCCAACAAGGTCGAGGCTTCGTTCATCCGGACCGAAGCCGACGAACTCACGTATCCGCTCCACATCATGGTCCGCTACGACATCGAGCGCATGCTCTTCTCGGGCAAACTCGGCGTCGACGAACTGCCGGCGAAATGGAACGAGCTGATGAAGAGCTATCTCGGCATCGTCCCGCCGACGGACACCCTCGGCGTGCTGCAGGACGTCCACTGGTCGAGCGGCCTCTTCGGCTACTTCCCGACCTACGCGCTCGGAACCGCCTACGCGGCGCAGATCTACGACGCGATGAGGAAGGAACTCGACGTCGACGCGATCCTGCGCTCCGGCGACATGGGACCGATCAACGCCTGGCTGAAGGAGAAGATCCACCGGTTCGGCGGCAGCAAGTCTCCGGAAGAGATCATGCTCGACGTCACGGGCGCGCCGTTCGACCCGTCCCACTACGTCGATTATCTCAAACGCAAATATACCCTTCTGTACCTTTCTTGACGAAATCGCGGGCGACGCCGCCAAGGCGCCGCCCCTTTTCATGAACCCAATATGGGAAAAAGCCTTGTCCTCATCCGCGCCCGCGTGTTATAATTCTTTCAACATCCATGGAGGTGGCAGCATGCTTTTAGAAAAGTCTCTGATCGAGAAAACGATCGCGACCGGACTCGCGACCGGCGCCGATTTCGCGGAGGTCTTCGTCGAGGATACGTCCTCCGAGACCATCCAGCTGGTCGGCGGCCGGATTGAGAAGGCCAACGGAGCGAAGATCTTCGGCGTCGGCATCCGTCTCGCCCTCGGATTTCGGAGCGTCTACGGCTATACCAACAGCAAGAATCCGGACGACGTCGTGAAACTGGCGTCCGACCTGTCGAAATCCTTCGAGAACGCCGCGAAGATCGCGCCGGTCTCGCTTGGAGAACCGGAGATCGGCACGCGCCATCGCGCGAAGGTCGATCCGCGTTCGGTCGCCCGGGCGACGAAGGTGGAACTCATGCGCAAGGCGTACGACGCCGCGAAGCAGGTCGACCCGGTAATCACGCAGGTCGTCGTCAACCTGCTCGACTCGGTGCAGAACGTCCAGATCGCCAACAGCGAAGGCCGTTTCGTCGAGGATTGCCGGACCCATGTCCGCGCCTACATCCAGGCAATCGCTTCCAAGGACGGCGTCATGCAGACGGGCGGCGAAGGACCCGGCGCCGCCAAGGGCTACGAGTACTTCTTCGAGGAGTTCGATGTCGCCGAGGCGGCCCGCGACGCGGCCCGCACGGCGAAGACGATGCTCTTCGCCGACGATTGCCCGTCCGGCATCATGCCCGTCATCATCAACAACAAGTTCGGCGGCGTCATCTTCCACGAGGCCTGCGGGCATTCGCTCGAAGCGACGTCCGTCGCCCGCAATGCCTCCGTCTTCTGCGGCAAGCTCGGCACCCAGATCGCCTCGCCGATCGTCACCGCGATCGACGACGGCACGATCGAACACGGCTGGGGCTCCGCCAACTTCGACGACGAGGGCTACCCGCAGCAGCGTCGCGTCCTGATCGAGAACGGCATCCTCAAGAGCTACATGGTCGACAAGCTGAACAGCCGCCGCATGAACCATGCGCCGACCGGTTCGTCGCGTCGCGAGTCCTACCGCTACTCGCCGACGTCGCGCATGTCGAACACCTACATCGACAACGGCACCTCGACCTTCGAGGAAATCATCGCCGCCACCGAATACGGACTCTACGCGGCGAAGATGGGCGGCGGCTCCGTCAATCCGGGCAACGGCGACTTCAACTTCGCCGTGTCCGAAGGCTACATGGTCCGGAACGGCAAGATCGCCGAACCGGTCCGCGGCGCCTCGCTCGTCGGCAACGGTGCGAAGATCCTCTGGAACATCGACATGATCGCCGGCAACCTCGACCGCGCGCGCGGCATGTGCGGTTCGTCCTCGGGTTCGATCCCGGCCGACGTCGGGCAGCCGACCATCCGCGTCTCGTCGATCACGGTCGGCGGCCGCAAGGGAGGGAAATGACGATGATGAACATCGAACTGCTTTTCAAATCAGCCAAGGCGAAAGGCGTAAGCGACGTCTCCGTCTTCCTCTCCAACAGAAGCGAACTCTCGCTGGAGGTCTTCGACGGCGAACTCGACAAGTACGAGATCGCCGACACGTCGAGCATGACCGTCCGCGGCGTCTACAACGGCAAGATGGGAAGCTACGTCACCGAGGTCCTCGACGATTCGCTGATTCCGACGATCGTCGACGCCGTCATCGAATCGGCGAAGATCATCGATTCGCTCGACGACGCGATCATCTACGCCGGCGACAAGGAATACGCCAAGCTCGACGGCCTGCTGAACGAGAATCTCACGAATGAGGACGTCGCCCTCAAGATCGCCAAGGTCAAGGCGCTCGACAAGGCGATGCACGCCGCCGATCCGCTGGTCACGATCGTCGAGTCGATGTATACCGAGACAACCCGCAAGGTCCTCCTTCAGAACACGAAGGGCCTCAAGCTCGAGAACGTCGTCAATTCGGCGATGTTCGGCGGTTCCGCGATCGTCAAGAACGAAGCCGACCAGCGTACCTCCTTCGACCTCGTGGTCTCCAACGACCCGGCCGACTTCGTCCCCGAGAAGCTCGCAGGCGCGATCGTGAGCGACGCCGTCAAGGCGCTCGGCGCGAAACCGGTCCCGACCGGCGCGTACGAGATCGTCTTCCACGCCGACGCGCTCGCGACCCTGCTTTCGGCCTTCCAGGGCATCTTCTCCGCCGAAGCCGTGCAGAAGAACATGTCGCTGCTCAAGGGCAAGCTCAACACCGTCGTCGGCTCGCCGCTGGTCTCGATCGTCGACGATCCGTTCCAGGCGAAATCGAGCCGCTCCCGCTCGTTCGACGACGAAGGCGTCGCGACCCGCTACAAGGCGATGATCGACAAGGGCGAACTGAAGACCTTCCTCTACAACCTCGTGACCGCGAAGAAGGACGGCGTCGCCTCGACCGGCAACGGCTTCGGATCCGCCGTCGCCGCCGTCAACCTCAAGTTCCTGCCGGGAACGTCGAAACCGGAAGAACTCCTGAAATCCTGCAAGAAGGGCCTCTGGATCAAGGACGTCCAGGGCGCCCACGCCGGCGCCAACCCGATCTCCGGCGACTTCTCACTCCAGGCCTCGGGCTTCGTCATCGAGGATGGCATCATCGGCGCGCCGGTCGCGCTCGTGACCGTCGCCGGGAACTTCGTCCAGATGATGAAGGACGTCGTCGGCGTGGCCGACGACTCGAAGACCGGCTACTACGGCATCACCACGCCGTCGGTCAAGATCGCCTCGATGGCGGTCGCCGGCATCTGACGTTTCCCCTCCGGGACCGGCTTAGGCCGGTCCCTTTTCATCTCCCGCCGCGTTGGGGGAATTGCCTTTACTTTCAACCTCCCATTCTGTATAATGGAGGTTGGAAAAAGACACGAATCAACACCCATGGAGGCATCATATGGCACTT
It contains:
- a CDS encoding bifunctional oligoribonuclease/PAP phosphatase NrnA, with the protein product MFDSFIRLVDTNEKIIILRHQNPDLDALGAQFGLCHALRLRYPTKTILVAGDTNALNQFGPLDPVDVSDYREALVVILDTVSRQMLEGDLYEQAKTLVLIDHHRNDPDIRHDLWIQRPEASSTAEIVARFLIDAGWTIPLPAAEALYMGIVADTGRFLYKSVSPETFRIAASLLEAGIDIQTLYDRMYAESLSMKKLKSAFFNSISLTAKNVAYRKNDEAFLKRHEVDTHTVSRGLVNQMAGIREVPIWANFTYDLNTGRIFCELRSRSIPILDVAKKFGGGGHLQACGCVVDSWEATDEVLAELDKKTEEE
- a CDS encoding bifunctional oligoribonuclease/PAP phosphatase NrnA, translated to MDKQYIFDKILAYDTIIIHMHMRPDGDCYGAGFGLKYILQESFPQKRIYIVGETAEYVKFLGDVDVIPDETYQGALSIVVDTATRDRVADQRFVKGAHVIKIDHHLPVDAYGDYQYVDTTRPATSQIILEFFQEYSHVLKMNMAAARALYTGIVTDTGRFKYRSVTSDTFKAVASLLDFGLDFADILMTLDVRTENQMKLQGYVLTNFEKTPNGVAYIRMKPDVIARYGVSLEEATSLVNELSVLADCPVWILFAEYENAIVRARIRSKGPAINELAAKYQGGGHPMACGANVGNWETVDAMLKDADELVKTYKDRLKKAEIEHENI
- a CDS encoding DUF1934 family protein, which translates into the protein MEPAKITFSMTVDGRIDTIFRADAAIDEGILSFADGSGNDYRIEYDDDTVRVLRAGTATMDFTFKTGTATTGVLRTAEATIRASATTRRLRVRSDRIDLEYDLVEDGRVLSRHRMSIEWK
- the rpoE gene encoding DNA-directed RNA polymerase subunit delta, which codes for MTDIRQLSLMEAAEQILSQNKNPMTFLELFQSLSTAKEMTDDEKAAVISQFYADFIVSAKFIYMGDDLWDLKYRQSIDMWDKDGAYYQEFPEYEGEEEEEEEAEFESEDEEEESESEDENEGFDEEEEDEEAESEGEFELVEEDVPAEEETFDDDKYNEYMDDYEDMYDEE
- a CDS encoding CTP synthase encodes the protein MKQTKFIFVTGGVVSSLGKGIAAASLGRLLKNRGLKVFMMKFDPYLNVDPGTMSPLQHGEVFVTDDGAETDLDLGHYERFIDENLSVLSSITTGKIYSSVIEKERRGDFLGGTVQVIPHITNEIKSRLEAAATASDADVIIAEIGGTVGDIESLPFLEAIRQTRRDYGYNSTLYIHNTLVPYLETSGELKTKPTQHSVKELRSLGITPDVIILRTSHEITNSMREKIALFCDVTKEAVIQCIDVKILYEVALHFHEQHLDDLVLNHFGLSAPPCDISDWTRLVETIRNLENEVEIALVGKYVALHDAYLSVSEALKHAGYFHNVKVKIRWINSAEVNDDNVAGLLSGCRGVLVPGGFGNRGIDGKIAAIKYAREHGVPFLGLCLGMQLSIIEFARNVCGLPEANSTEFDEDTIYNVIDYLPEQYVGINLGGTMRLGLYNCDVKKNTLAGKAYGTERIRERHRHRYEFNNKFKKLFEKQGLVFSGINPETGLCEIIELKNHPWFVASQFHPEFVSRPQRPQPLFRDFIGAASSLKK
- a CDS encoding PadR family transcriptional regulator translates to MNAQFKRGIVELCVMSQLVREDMYGYLVISNVSKHLDVNDNTIYPILRRMTEDGHCETYLRESDLGAPRKYYRMTKSGFEHYLNLRDEWDHFITGVYEILNEGGKNSEEVFRRFKDRIE
- a CDS encoding DUF4097 family beta strand repeat-containing protein, yielding MKKYLDALKTALSETKRFSETEINDILADHEEMIGEALRSGLSEADIETKFGSPRKVAADLVESCGAKRDRDEPKDASGAVFAAVPPEKKIDIAIRLASDDIDLVAESRADIAVFVDGRISMDRYEIGFSGHEFYVRMKKGEKGGWFDRGARRFDIRIPSDLEVGDIVIQQASGDYKVAGIKAATFKINIASGDGTIADGAFERVDIASVNGDIRIAHLIVGTLFVTQVSGDLDVEHLVCEGDMTFASTSGDIAIVDSTCRHAVFHTVSGDLEGTEFYPESIELHSVSGDVEINNADRSRPIAVKSTKSLSGTIRIREK
- a CDS encoding carboxypeptidase M32, whose product is MNHIERFRTLVKEIKIYQYVMNVIGWDSETEAPRGAFAARADVMGAIGGEIFRRSTSPEYREIVDALYHDIDKLDPATAKEIRRAKKALDKIVRVPEDEFVAYQRLLTLAQPAWEDAKAKNDWNAFKPFLADIVAANRRFVGYYGIPGEPYDVLLDEFEEGMSMAAYDRFFAVLKRDLVPFVKQVLAAAKGRVDPIAGRKFPVEGQQKFSRHLLDVMKFDTNRGLLKKSVHPFTWNTSPADVRLTTRYDENDVFGSIFSTIHELGHATYEQQIDPVWDPTLLASGTTMGIHESQSRMYENVFGRSEPFWEKHLPALRRRFPTQLGDVGVADFVRAANKVEASFIRTEADELTYPLHIMVRYDIERMLFSGKLGVDELPAKWNELMKSYLGIVPPTDTLGVLQDVHWSSGLFGYFPTYALGTAYAAQIYDAMRKELDVDAILRSGDMGPINAWLKEKIHRFGGSKSPEEIMLDVTGAPFDPSHYVDYLKRKYTLLYLS